The genomic segment GCCCGGCGATGCCGAGGCGCGGAGCGCCGCCGCTCCCGCCTCCCAGCCGTCGCGCCGCCCAGTCCACGACTCTCCGGAGATCCTCGAGCTCGGATCCATACGTTCCCCTGCGATACCGCTCCGGCTCGTCGAACGCGCCGCTTCGCCCCGAGATCCCGCTGTCCGTGAAGCTGAACGTCACCGCCAGGAGCCCCTCTTCCGCGATCCGCGACGCGAGGAGCGGGAGGAATCCCCAGTCCTTGTAGCCGCGTGATCCGTGACAGAGGATCACGGCGGGTCGGGAAGGGGATGGCGCACGGTCCTGGGTCTCGGCGCGATCGGGGGCGCCGGCTTCGGTTCCCGGTGCCGGAGGATAGAGGTCGCCTCGAAGGGGGCCGCCGTCGGCCCCCTCGATCTCAAACGGCTCGGGCGACGAGGTCACGCGCGAGGTCGCCGAGGATCGGGATGTCTCCCTCGACGAAGTGGAGGCTCGAGAGCGAGCCGGGCAGGATCCAGCGGACCTCGGCGCACTCGATCGGACGCGGCGTGCCCCCGCGCGAGCGGCAGAGGTGGAAGTAGAGCGTGACCGTACGGTCCGGATAGACGTGCGTGAGCGCGCGCCACAGCGTTCCGACCTCCACCTCGAGGCCCACTTCCTCGAGCATCTCGCGCCTCAGGCACTGCTCGATGGTCTCGTGTCCGTGGCGCTTCCCGCCCGGGAACTCCCAGCGGCCCCCCTGGTGATCGGCGTCCGCGCGCCGGGCGACGAGCACGCGCTCGCCGTCCCAGACGATCCCCGCCGCGACCTCGTGGTGACGGACCGCGCGACTCAGTCCGACGCCTGCTTCTTGGGGATCGAGGCCTTCTTGAGCTCGCGGTCGAGGAAGGTGAGCGTGCGCTTCCACGCGGTGCGCGCGGCCTCCTTGCGATATCCGCCGAACGGGTTCGAGGGATTCGCGAACGCGTGGCCCGCGCCCTGGTAGACGTGGAACTCGGACTTCTTTCCGGCCTTCTTCAGCGCCGCCTCGAACTCGCGAGCCTGCTCCGCGGTGGGGCCCTTGTCCTCGGCGCCGAAGTGTCCGAGCACCGAGCCCTGGATCGCCTCGATCTGCTCCTCGTCGGTGATCGGGGCGCCGTAGTACATCACGACGGCGCGGATCGCGGGATCTTCCGCGCCGAGCCGGATCGCAAGCTTTCCTCCCATGCACCAGCCGATCGTCCCGACCGCGTGTCCCCGCACGTCATCGCGCCCGCGCAGGAAGGATGCCGCGGCCGCGAGCTTCTCGACGGCCGCGGACTCGGTGAGGCCGCTCGAGTACTGATGGGCGAGCTCGGACGTGGTGGCCACCTTGCCGCCGTAGAGATCCACCGCCAGCGCCACGTAGCCGTGCTTGGCGAGGCTGTCGGTCTGCGCCTTCACCCAGTCCGTGAGTCCCCACCACTCGTGCACCACGACGAGCGCGGCGTGGGTTCCCTGCGTCTTGGGAAGGGCGAGGTATCCGCTCACCCTCTGGTCGTCCTGCGTGAAGTGGACCATGCTGCCCGCGTTCGCGGGCGCGGGGAGAGCCGCCGCCGAAAGGAGAAGGATCAGGGCGAGGATGCGCTTCATGGGGTTCCTCCGTGGGTAGGACCGTCGATCTCCCTCCGAGCATACCCGATCTCCTCGATCACATCGGGGTCGCTCTCCCGATCCGCTGCGCGCTCGAGAGCCGCCGCGGCCGTGACGCCTCCGATCCTGCCGAGCGCCCAGGCCGCGTGCCCGCGCACCTGACGGTCCGGGTCGCCGTGGAGCGCGGCTTCGAGCGCCGGGACCGCCCGCGCGTCGCGCGCGTTCCCCAGCGCGACCGCGACGTTCCGGACGAACCGGTTGCGCCCGGCGCGCCTCAGGGCGGTGCCCGCGTACCGGCGCCGGAAGGTCTCCTCGTCGAGACGGAGCAGGGAGATCAGCTCCGGTGTCTGCTGGTCCGGGCGCTCCTCGAACGCGGGATCCGCCGTGGGCGTCGCGAACCGGTTCCAGGGGCAGACTTCCTGGCAGTCGTCGCACCCGAAGATGCGCGTCCCGATCGAGCGCCGGAGCTCGAGCGGGATGGCCCCGCCGTGCTCGATGGTGAGATAGCTGATGCAGCGCCGCGCGTCGAGCTGGTACGGCCCGACGATCGCGCCGGTCGGGCACGCGGTGATGCACCGGGAGCAGACGCCGCAGTAGTTCCGGTGCGGTTCGTCGGCGGGGAGCTCCAGGTCCGTGAGGATCTCCCCCAGGAAGTGCCACGATCCCGCGCTCTTCCGGATGAGGTTCGTGTTCTTCCCGATCCATCCGAGGCCCGAACGCTCGGCCCACGCGCGGTCGAGCACCGGCCCCGTGTCCACGTACGCGAGGAAGCGAGGGGCGGGCTCCAGGTCCCGGATCGTGGAGGCGAGCGCGAGCAGGCGCTTCCGGATCACCTTGTGGTAATCGCGTCCCCACGCGTACCGCGCGATGAGGCCCCGCGGGGTGGAAGCGTCGGCGGCGGAAGGAGGCCCCGGCCACCCGCCGCGGTAGTAGCCGATCGCGAGTGAGATGACGGTCCGTGCCTCGGCGAGCACCGCCGTGGGATCGGCGCGGCGCTCGGGATCGCGGGCCATCCAGCGCATCGTTCCGTTCCGGCCGGCCTCGAGCCAGGCCGTGAGCCGCGCGCCGTCCGGGTGGGATCGGGCTCGCGCGAACCCGACGGCGTCGAAGCCCAGCTCCCGCGCGCGCTCACGGATGCGGTCCCTCGGGTCCGCCCCTGTGGTAGCATCCGCTCGTGGCGGACGATCTCGAACTTCACCCGGTGTTTCCACTGCCGAACGTGGTCCTCTTCCCGAAGACGATGCTGGCCCTGCACGTGTTCGAGCCTCGCTACCGCTTGATGATGGACGAAGTCCTGAAGGGGAACCAGTCGCTCGTGATCGCGCTCCTGAAGCCCGGCTGGGAGGCCGATTACCACGGCACCCCCGAGGTCCATCCTCTCGCGTGCGTGGGGAAGATCGTCCAGCACCAGGAGCTGGCCGACGGCCGGTACAACATCACCGTGCACGGCGAGTACAAGGTCGCGATCGAGTCGGTCGAGCAATCCCATCCCTTCCGCGTCGCGAAGGTGCGGCGGATCCACGAGGACAACGCGTGGGGCGAAGCGCCGGGCGCGGCCGATCAGACGCGCGAGCTCATGGCGCTCTTCCGCCGCTTCAACGAGGGACAGGGAGCCGCGATCGACCTGGCGCAGGTCTTCGGGGCGCACATGGCCGCCGACGGCATCCTGAACTCCATCTCGATGCACCTGAACGTCGAGCCCGCGGTGAAGCAGCGCCTCCTCGAGCTCGAGAGCACCGAGCAGCGCTATCGCGCCGTCTTCCAGTTCCTTTCGGACAGCGCCGCCGTCCAGGACTCGATCGACCAGGCCCGTCACCGCTTTCCCGCGGACGGCCGCCAGAACTGAGTTGGACGTCCCGCTCCTCCTGGAACGTCTGCGCCGCGCGCATCCCGACGCGAAGTGCGCGCTCCATCACCGGAATCCCTTCGAGCTCCTGATCGCGACGATCCTCTCCGCGCAGTGCACCGACGAGCGGGTGAACAAGGTGACGCCGGGACTGTTCGCGCGCTTTCCGGATCCCACGGCGATGAGCCGCGCGGAGCGGGAGGAGCTGGAAGGGATCATCCAGTCCACGGGCTTCTTCCGGAACAAGGCGAAGTCCATCCAGGGCGCGTCGGAGCGGCTGGTCGGGGAATTCGGCGGAGAAGTGCCGCGTCGCATGGAGGAGCTCTTGAAGCTTCCGGGCGTCGCGCGGAAGACGGCGAGCGTGGTGCTCGGCGTCTCCTACGGTGTTGCCGAAGGCGTGGTCGTCGACACGCACGTGTACCGCGTGTCGCGGCGACTCGGGCTGAGCCGCGCCGCGAAGGTCGAGCAGGTCGAGCAGGATCTCATGCGGATCCTGCCCCGCGAGGACTGGATCGACTACTCGCACCTCATCATCTTCCACGGACGGCGGATCTGCCAGGCGAGGAAGCCGAAGTGCCCGGAGTGCCCGCTCGCGGATCTCTGTCCGAGCGCGGCCTACTTCCTGAAGGGGAGGATCCCGCCCTGGGAGAAGAGAACGTCCGCCGGTGCAGGCGTGAGACAATCGACGTCTCGGACGGCCACGCCGTCTCGAAAGCGAGCGAAGTCCGTGAAACCCGCGAAGCGCTCCGCGTCTCCGCGCGGGGCCGCCGCGATCTCGAAGAAGCCGCCGGGTGCATCCCGGCTCAGGAGGGGCAGATCATGACGGGAAAGCTCGGCGTCTCGATCACGTGGCTCGGTCACGCCACGGTTCTCTATCGCTCGGCAGGCGGCCGCTCCGTGCTCGTGGACGCCTGGGTGGACCAGAATCCCGCGACCCCGGACTCGGCGAAGGATCTCAAGAAGATCGATCTCCTGCTGATCACGCACGGCCACTTCGACCACTTCGCCGACTGCGTCTCGATCGCGAAGCGATACCGGCCGGACGTGGTCTGCAACTTCGAGATCTCGCTCTATCTCGGCACGAAGGGCGTGGAGAAGGTGCACGGAATCAACAAGGGAGGCTCCGTCGCGCTCCACGGCACGAAGGTCACCATGGTGCAGGCCGTCCACTCGAGCAGCATCCAGGACGGAGACGCGATCCTTCCCGGCGGAGAGCCCTGCGGATTCGTGATCCAGTTCGACGACGGGACGAAGGTCTACCACGCGGGGGACACGGCGCTGCACGGCGACATGAAGCTGATCGGCGAGATCTGGAAGCCCGACGTTGCGGTGCTGCCGATCGGCGATCTGTTCACGATGGCCCCTCACGAGGCCGCCTACGCGGCCCGGATGATCGGCGCGAAGCATGTCGTGCCGATCCACCACTCCACGTTCCCGGCGCTCACGGGAACCCCCGCGGCGCTGCGCGACGAGCTGAAGGGGAGCGGGATCGAGGTGGTGGAGCTGAAGCCCGGGGAGTCGGTCTAGGCGAACGGAGAGCCGGTTCCCGGCTCGAGGCGGATCTCCTGGAATACCTGATCCATCCCCTCCGGAGGGGGAGGCGCTTCCTTCGACCACACCAGCGTCAAGGGGCTGCGCCTTGGGGCGAATGGCGGGTCGTCCAGAAGCGGCCAGAGAACCGGGTCCAGCCGGATCATGTTCGGCATGATGATGGGGTGTTCCACGAGGACGCGCGCCCGGTCCGGCCTTCCCATGGCCATCTCCACCTCGGCCGCCAGCACGGTTCCGAATGCGCCGATCTGCAGCGACGCCGCTTCCTCGATCAGGAGTCTGGCCTCCTCGAGGTCGCCCTTGCGAACCGCGAGCACCGCCATCACGACCCGGGCGGGTCCGTCCAGCGGGACCCCACTCAGCGCGCGCCGCGCGCCTTCCTCGTCGCCGCGACGTAGAAGCACCGTCGACATGAGGATCGCCGCGCCGGTCCGATAGAACGGAAGATCCGTCGTTCGGGCGAGCGTCTCACCGAGCCGGAGCGTCTCTTCATGACGCCCCGTGATCAGGGTGAGCTGCATCAGCCACAGCATCGCGAAGTGCTCGTGCGGGTCGATGCGCAGGATCTCGCGGAGGTAGCGCTCGGCCAGGGCGAGATCGGCCTTCTCGAAGGCCGCGACGGCCAGGTTGTTGAGGGCGGGCGTGAAGCGAGGGTCGATCTCGACCGCGCGGACCAGGGCCTTGTGGCTGCCATCCCGTTCTCCGAGTCCGCGCAGCACCAGCGCTTCCGCCTTGTGAGCTTCCGGTCGTTTCGGGTCCAACGCGATGGCCCGCCGGGCCGCCTCCAGTCCCTGACGCAGTCCTTCCTTCGCGGGATCCCACCCCCACTGATAGAGCTGGCCATAGCAGTCCGCGACTCCGGCCCAGGCCAGCGCGTAGTCCGGCTCGATCTCGATCGCGGCCCGAAATGTCGCCAGCGCCTCTCGGAGAGACTCCCGCGTGTACCTCCCGTAATGCTCTCTCCCCTTGAGATAGAGATCGTATGCCTTGGCGCTCGAGGGCCGGTCCCGGCGAAGCTCCTTGGACTCGGCCGGCGTCAGGGCACCACGCAGCGCGGTCGCGATCGCGGAGGCGATCTCCTCCTGGACCGCGAACACGTCCTGGAGCGTCCGGTCGTAGCGCTCCGCCCAGAGATGGAATCCGTCCGCCGCGTTGATGAGCTGCGCCGTGATGCGGACGCGGTCGCCGGCACGGCGCACGCTACCCTCCATCACGGCGCTCACCCCGAGATCCGCCGCCACCCGCGGAATGTCGACCACGCTGCCGCGGAACTTCGCGACGGCGTTTCGCGACGCGACCCGGAGCCCCTTGATCTTCGAGAGGTCCGTCAGGATGTCTTCGGTGATCCCCGAGCAGAAGTATTCGCTCTCCGGATCCGTGGAGAGGTTCTCGAAGTAGAGGACGGCCAGGGAGGGGGACGCGCCGGCGTCCGAGGCGGCCCCCGCCGGTGCGGTCAGCCGCTCGATCTCCCGGCGCAACTCGCCGAGATCCGACGGACGTTGGGAGAGGTCCTTTCGCAGGGAGCGGCGCACCCAGTCGCGGAGGGTCGCGGGAACCGAAGCCGGAAGCGCGGCCCAGTCGGGCTCCCGCTCGAGCACTTTGGCCAGCGTGTCCGTTCCCGTCTCTCCATGGAACGGACGCCTGCCCGCGAGGCACTCGAACAGAATGCACCCGAACGCCCAGATGTCGGCGCGCCGGTCCACCGACTGTCCGCGAGCCTGCTCCGGGCTCATGTACGCGGCGGTCCCCAGGACCGTTCCCTCCCGGGTCATGGTCTCGGAGCCCGGCTCGAAGGAGCCTGGTCGTCCCTTGGCGATCCCGAAGTCGAGCACCTTGACTCCGCCGTCCGGGGTGAGCATCACGTTCGCAGGCTTCAGGTCCCGGTGCACGATCCCGCGCTCGTGCGCGGCGTCGATGGCCGCGGCGATCTTGCCCGCGAGTCGAGCGGCCTCGGCGAGCGACATTGGCCCGCGTGAGAGGCGTGAGGCCAGGGTCTCGCCAGGGACGTACTCGAGCACCAGGAAGGGGACGCCATCGAAGTCCTCGATCCCGTAGATCCCGGCGATCTGGGGATGGCTCAGGGACGCGAGGAGACGCGCCTCGCGCTCGAAGCGGGCGCGCCGGTCCGGATCGTGGGCGAACTCGCGAGGAAGCGCCTTGATCGCGACCGTGCGGTCGAGCCGCAGGTCGCGCGCGCGGTAGATCTCGCCCATGCCTCCGGCACCCAGAGCGCCGGAGATCTCGTACACGCCGATGCGTGTTCCGGAAGTGAGCGTCATGGTAGCGGGAGGTCGCGTTCGACGGCGCCGTGCATCCAGGGAGAGTACCACCCGCGCCGCTCGCGCGCACCGGCGGACGAGCCGCCCGGGTCGCCGCTACTCGAAGTAGACGCGCTCCAGGGTCCCGTCGCGCGTGACACGGAACGGCTTCCGTTTCCCGAAGTGCTGGCGGCTGGTGCGCAGACCGGCCCGGCCCGTGTCGATCGCGTCGAACGCGATCCAGCACCGGAGCTGGCGCGCCAGCTCGTGCTCGGTGGGATGGGGATGGGGAGCGACCGTGGCGCCCTCCACGTCGCCGGACGCCGCTCGAGTCAGCGTGCAACCGCAGATCACCCGCACCCAGACACCCCCGCGACGTCCGAGCGAAGGGCGTGTGACCTTGACCCAGTCGCGATGGATGAGCTGCTCGCGCGCGCCCTCGCCCGCACGTCCAGGGAGTGTCGTGCGCTCCAGACGCGCGCGGCCGTGCACTCCCAGGACGGCGCGAAGCGCCGCGGCGCCGCCCGGCCGGTCCGGATCCAGGGCACGGAGCGCTCGGGTGGAAGGAGCCGGGAATCGCCTGGACCTCCCGCGACCGCTGCGACCGCCCTGACCGGCGCCGCGCCCCCGCCTCGTGGCCGCGAGCGCGGGCAGCGGCATTCCATGGAGCGCGAATGCCTCCTCGAGCCCGATGGAAGCGACGCCACCTTCCTCGGTCTGATCGATCTCGCGCATGCGGAGCGCCACCGCGTGAAACCGGGCGTCACCCGGCGGCAGCGTCTCGACCGCGCGGCCGAGGAGCCGCCCCGCGAGCCTGCGGGCGCGCTCGAGACCCGCCTCGCCGCGCTCCTTCTTCGCCTCTCGCGCGAGAAGCCACATCAGCATGTCGTAGAAGGCGCCGGTGAAGACCCGCGAGAACGAGTGGGGCTCGCCCGAGAGCTGATCGTCCGGAACGCCGGGCTTCAGCGTATCGGGCGGCGCGTAACGGAAGGAATTGTTCGCGTCGCGGAGCCGGCTGGGATCGCCGATCGCGCCGGGACCGTAGTTGTCGTGGATCGCGCGGCCCAGCGCTTCGGCGAGCCGCGACACCAGATTCGACCTCCGCGCCGCATCCTTCGTCTCCTCCAGGAACGCGCGGCGCACGGCGGAGTCCGTCAGCGTCACCAGCAACGACGAGCAGTCGGCGAACGCCTCGTGGAACGCGGCGGTCTCGAGGTCGATCGTGGACCAGTAGCCGGGCTGGTAGACGTCGAGGATCGCGTGGCCCGCCTCGTGGGTCACGATATCGAGGCTCTCGGCCGTGTACACCGTGCGCTTCGTCACGCGGTTCACGTCGTGGAAGAACTGGAGGCTCTTTCGGTCGTAGAAGGCGTTCAGGTCTCGGCCCGCGCGGAGCTTCACGCGGAGCGGCTTCCCGTGCTGCCAGGCGGTGAAGTCCCGCTCGAAGAGATCCTCCCAGACACGGATCGCGCGTCCGAGCGCGATCTCGCCCTGCCAGTACTGGAACGCAAGCGTGCCGGGCTCGTAGGGAGCGGGCGCGTACCGGCGGCCCTCGATCACGAACGCGGGCTCGCCGGGAGCGCGGGGAAGCGGCGTCGCGGGCACGAGGCCCACGGTCGACTCCGGGTCGTTGGGGTAGATCCGGACGTCGGCGTTCGTCTTCTTCGCGGCTCGCCGCTTCGGCGCCGATCCCGCCGCAGCGTGCCGCCGCACGCGCCCCGGCCGCTTCACGCGCGCCGCGCCCGGAACAGCCGGAGCAGGTCCTCTGCCGGAAGCGTGTTCACGACGTCGTGCTTCGTGAGCCATCCCTTTCGGGCGGCGCCGACTCCGTAGCGGATGTCCGAGTAGCCCTCCGCGATGTGGGCGTCCGGATTCACCGCGAACTTGGCGCCGCGCTCCTTCGCGCCGCGCAGCTCGCGCCAGTCGAGCTCGAGCCGCCGGGGATTCGAGTTGATCTCGATCACGACGCCCTGCCGGACGGCCTCGCGGATCACGTCGTCCAGCCGCACGCGATAGCCTTCCCGCTGCAAGAGAAGCCGCCCCGTCGGATGGGCCAGGATCGACACGTACGGATTCGCCAGGGCACGCACCATGCGTTTCGTCATCGCCTCCTCGTCCATCGTGACGTGCGTGTGCACCGACGCGACCACGAAGTCGAGCGTGGCGAGCACCTCGTCGGGATAGTCGAGCGTGCCGTCCGGGAGAATGTCCACCTCGGAGCCTTTCAGGATCCGGAGCTTCCTGCCGCTCGCGTTCCACCGGTCGATCTCGGCGCCCTGCTTCGCCAGATCCTCGGCCGAGAGCCCGTTGGCGTACCGCGCCGACGCGCTGTGATCCGAGATGCCGAGATACGCGGCGCCCCACGCTTCCGCGGCCTCGGCCATCTCCACGAGCGTCGAACGGCCGTCGCTCGCGGTCGTGTGGCAGTGGAGGATCCCCTTGAGATCGGCCATCGTCACGAGCTCGGGGAGCTCGCCCTTCTCGGCGGCCTCGATCTCGCCCCGATCCTCGCGGAGCTCCGGCTCGACATACGACAGTCCGAGCGCGCGGAAGAGATCGGCCTCGGTCCGAATCCGGGGCGGCTTCTTCGCGCCGCTCAGGTCGTACTCGTTCAAGCTCCATCCGCGGTCGAGGGCGCGTCCTCGCACGCGGATGTTGTGCGCGACGCTTCCGGAGAAGTAGTGGAGCGCGAAGGGAAACTGCGCGGGGGTGACGAGCCTCAGGTCCACCGCGAGGCCGCCCGCCACGCGCACGGAGGTCTTCGTGGGGCCGCTCCCGGTGATCGTCGCGTCCGGGAGCGCGTCCAGGAAGGCGCGCGTCACCTTGTCCGGCCTCGTGGTCGCGGCGAGGAGGTCCACGTCCTTCACCGTCTCCGACCAGCGCCGGAGACTCCCTCCGACCTCGGCGTCCTTCACCGCTTCATGCTCGCGCAGCAACGCGAGGAGCTCTTCGGCAAGCGGCCGGAC from the Candidatus Eisenbacteria bacterium genome contains:
- a CDS encoding (deoxy)nucleoside triphosphate pyrophosphohydrolase; its protein translation is MEAHAHLPRPRAQEGLDPQEAGVGLSRAVRHHEVAAGIVWDGERVLVARRADADHQGGRWEFPGGKRHGHETIEQCLRREMLEEVGLEVEVGTLWRALTHVYPDRTVTLYFHLCRSRGGTPRPIECAEVRWILPGSLSSLHFVEGDIPILGDLARDLVARAV
- a CDS encoding dienelactone hydrolase family protein, yielding MKRILALILLLSAAALPAPANAGSMVHFTQDDQRVSGYLALPKTQGTHAALVVVHEWWGLTDWVKAQTDSLAKHGYVALAVDLYGGKVATTSELAHQYSSGLTESAAVEKLAAAASFLRGRDDVRGHAVGTIGWCMGGKLAIRLGAEDPAIRAVVMYYGAPITDEEQIEAIQGSVLGHFGAEDKGPTAEQAREFEAALKKAGKKSEFHVYQGAGHAFANPSNPFGGYRKEAARTAWKRTLTFLDRELKKASIPKKQASD
- the queG gene encoding tRNA epoxyqueuosine(34) reductase QueG, which produces MRERARELGFDAVGFARARSHPDGARLTAWLEAGRNGTMRWMARDPERRADPTAVLAEARTVISLAIGYYRGGWPGPPSAADASTPRGLIARYAWGRDYHKVIRKRLLALASTIRDLEPAPRFLAYVDTGPVLDRAWAERSGLGWIGKNTNLIRKSAGSWHFLGEILTDLELPADEPHRNYCGVCSRCITACPTGAIVGPYQLDARRCISYLTIEHGGAIPLELRRSIGTRIFGCDDCQEVCPWNRFATPTADPAFEERPDQQTPELISLLRLDEETFRRRYAGTALRRAGRNRFVRNVAVALGNARDARAVPALEAALHGDPDRQVRGHAAWALGRIGGVTAAAALERAADRESDPDVIEEIGYARREIDGPTHGGTP
- a CDS encoding LON peptidase substrate-binding domain-containing protein — protein: MFPLPNVVLFPKTMLALHVFEPRYRLMMDEVLKGNQSLVIALLKPGWEADYHGTPEVHPLACVGKIVQHQELADGRYNITVHGEYKVAIESVEQSHPFRVAKVRRIHEDNAWGEAPGAADQTRELMALFRRFNEGQGAAIDLAQVFGAHMAADGILNSISMHLNVEPAVKQRLLELESTEQRYRAVFQFLSDSAAVQDSIDQARHRFPADGRQN
- the nth gene encoding endonuclease III — its product is MDVPLLLERLRRAHPDAKCALHHRNPFELLIATILSAQCTDERVNKVTPGLFARFPDPTAMSRAEREELEGIIQSTGFFRNKAKSIQGASERLVGEFGGEVPRRMEELLKLPGVARKTASVVLGVSYGVAEGVVVDTHVYRVSRRLGLSRAAKVEQVEQDLMRILPREDWIDYSHLIIFHGRRICQARKPKCPECPLADLCPSAAYFLKGRIPPWEKRTSAGAGVRQSTSRTATPSRKRAKSVKPAKRSASPRGAAAISKKPPGASRLRRGRS
- a CDS encoding metal-dependent hydrolase codes for the protein MTGKLGVSITWLGHATVLYRSAGGRSVLVDAWVDQNPATPDSAKDLKKIDLLLITHGHFDHFADCVSIAKRYRPDVVCNFEISLYLGTKGVEKVHGINKGGSVALHGTKVTMVQAVHSSSIQDGDAILPGGEPCGFVIQFDDGTKVYHAGDTALHGDMKLIGEIWKPDVAVLPIGDLFTMAPHEAAYAARMIGAKHVVPIHHSTFPALTGTPAALRDELKGSGIEVVELKPGESV
- a CDS encoding protein kinase; translation: MTLTSGTRIGVYEISGALGAGGMGEIYRARDLRLDRTVAIKALPREFAHDPDRRARFEREARLLASLSHPQIAGIYGIEDFDGVPFLVLEYVPGETLASRLSRGPMSLAEAARLAGKIAAAIDAAHERGIVHRDLKPANVMLTPDGGVKVLDFGIAKGRPGSFEPGSETMTREGTVLGTAAYMSPEQARGQSVDRRADIWAFGCILFECLAGRRPFHGETGTDTLAKVLEREPDWAALPASVPATLRDWVRRSLRKDLSQRPSDLGELRREIERLTAPAGAASDAGASPSLAVLYFENLSTDPESEYFCSGITEDILTDLSKIKGLRVASRNAVAKFRGSVVDIPRVAADLGVSAVMEGSVRRAGDRVRITAQLINAADGFHLWAERYDRTLQDVFAVQEEIASAIATALRGALTPAESKELRRDRPSSAKAYDLYLKGREHYGRYTRESLREALATFRAAIEIEPDYALAWAGVADCYGQLYQWGWDPAKEGLRQGLEAARRAIALDPKRPEAHKAEALVLRGLGERDGSHKALVRAVEIDPRFTPALNNLAVAAFEKADLALAERYLREILRIDPHEHFAMLWLMQLTLITGRHEETLRLGETLARTTDLPFYRTGAAILMSTVLLRRGDEEGARRALSGVPLDGPARVVMAVLAVRKGDLEEARLLIEEAASLQIGAFGTVLAAEVEMAMGRPDRARVLVEHPIIMPNMIRLDPVLWPLLDDPPFAPRRSPLTLVWSKEAPPPPEGMDQVFQEIRLEPGTGSPFA
- the polX gene encoding DNA polymerase/3'-5' exonuclease PolX — encoded protein: MDKHDVARALEEIALLLELKGENSFKIRAYENAARAVEGAADLGALVAEGKLTEIGGIGASTAARITELWKTGRMQYHDELVASTPSGYVEMMQVPGLGAKKIRILGEQLRITSLAMLKEACEQGRVRALKGFGEQSEKKILQGIALREKGSGRLLGAQVRPLAEELLALLREHEAVKDAEVGGSLRRWSETVKDVDLLAATTRPDKVTRAFLDALPDATITGSGPTKTSVRVAGGLAVDLRLVTPAQFPFALHYFSGSVAHNIRVRGRALDRGWSLNEYDLSGAKKPPRIRTEADLFRALGLSYVEPELREDRGEIEAAEKGELPELVTMADLKGILHCHTTASDGRSTLVEMAEAAEAWGAAYLGISDHSASARYANGLSAEDLAKQGAEIDRWNASGRKLRILKGSEVDILPDGTLDYPDEVLATLDFVVASVHTHVTMDEEAMTKRMVRALANPYVSILAHPTGRLLLQREGYRVRLDDVIREAVRQGVVIEINSNPRRLELDWRELRGAKERGAKFAVNPDAHIAEGYSDIRYGVGAARKGWLTKHDVVNTLPAEDLLRLFRARRA